In Mycobacterium sp. ITM-2016-00317, the genomic window TTGGCAGTGCTGGGCATCGATCAACGAGGCGGCCTGAAGGCCGGCTGTGCCTACTGCGGTGCCAATCTCGTCGGCGACGGGATGCCCACGGTCGTTCTATTGGTGAGGTGGGCCGGGCTGATCATGCAAGGTGAGTCGGTGGGCGATGATGTCGGCGGCCACCGAGGAAATGCGACGACCGTAGGCGTAGGCGTAGGCCCGTAGTCGGTCCAAGGCTTCGTCGGGCTCAGTGTTCAATTGGATAGCAAGCATGCCGGCAGCGACGTGGATCTGGGTGCGGGTGAACGGTTCGCCGATACCGTCCTGCACGGCGCTGCCGCCCGCGACTGCGTCGCTGCCGCCCGCGACTGCGTCGATGGCCTCCCTGACGCCGCCGAAGGAAGCAAGGTGCTTATCCCAGTTGGTTTGGAGCCGCTGGCCGATGGCTGAGGCGCAGGCTCTGGCGGCGGCGTGTTGGTCCTGGGTGAGACTGCCGGGGGCGCGGCGGTACAACTCCAGCACTCTTGATGGCCCCAGCGCACCAGGAACGGGAAAGGCGAACAACGAGTGCACGCCGAGCTGGGTGGCCTCGGTGGCAAAGGTGGGCCATCGAGACGTGTGGCTGATGCTGTCCAGATTGGGATGAATCTGCGGCTCGTCGTAGAGGTAGGCGTCCAAGCAGGGGCCCTCACCCAGGGTGAACTGCAGTTCGTCGAGTTGTACGGCAATGGTGTCGGTGGCGTACGCCAACTCCCGGGTGTGGGCGTATCGAGTCAGGACCGCCAAGGCAGCCCCATCGGCGAGGGCAGACCGCATCGCCCGTCCGCATAGCTCGTCCACTCCCGCGAACAGGCGAGCGAATTGACGATCACCTGAGGGCGGTGGCGGGGCGCCGCGTGACGGTAGCGGATCCGGTTCCTTCGTCATCAGATCACTGCTGCTGACGGGCCGAGGCGATACAGGAACGGCCCCGCGACACCCGCAGCCAACTCGTCGAACACACGGGTGTCGTTGGCGGTCGTGCCGAGTTGGGTCCACGACCGCCTACCTGCGGGGAAGGGCTTACGTTCCGGCACGAGCCAGAAGCTACCCTCGGGTGCAAGGGATAAACGGGCGGAGCCGCCGGTAACGCCATCGACGGTGAGAAACCGTCGCGACGGCTTGCCGCGCCGTGGGATTCGCCGTTTGGATCGCAATAACGGCTCCGCCATTTCCGTGGCAACCCACCATGAGCGCTGGTCGCGGCTTAGGACATGTCATGGTCAGCCGCTCCTGTGCGCCCGCGTCCACCCCGCAACCGAGGGCACGACCCCCCGCCGCATCCCGCCGCGACGACGCGGTCGAAG contains:
- a CDS encoding ANTAR domain-containing protein, giving the protein MAYATDTIAVQLDELQFTLGEGPCLDAYLYDEPQIHPNLDSISHTSRWPTFATEATQLGVHSLFAFPVPGALGPSRVLELYRRAPGSLTQDQHAAARACASAIGQRLQTNWDKHLASFGGVREAIDAVAGGSDAVAGGSAVQDGIGEPFTRTQIHVAAGMLAIQLNTEPDEALDRLRAYAYAYGRRISSVAADIIAHRLTLHDQPGPPHQ